The following coding sequences lie in one Methylotenera versatilis 301 genomic window:
- a CDS encoding ATP-binding protein, protein MLLIAFLLAIGQIASLQIFEYFEREPRAEATALQAVTVVNYTRASLIASQDNLRLALLSELTGKEGVRVYYADFMEDIEPLPPDPFINMVAEKIKERLGVETIITVNHYGVQGLWVSFNIGQDDFWVVIPKLHVERRFPWQWLGWGALILLLSLAGGYFIALRINRPMHLLMNAANRLRKGEQPEKLPEGSFAELREVNETFNKMADSLAELDAERTLILAGVSHDIRTPLARLRLSVEMLPDEGCGSLKNGMIQDIADMDNIIHQFLDFVKGVEGEPTQMIDINTLLQAVHDRQLRAGRDLVVQLAPTYFIPIKPLAMQRLLDNLVGNAYAYGKGQARIAGKVTAEHIVISVFDNGPGIPESHLQKLLRPFERLDTARSNAGGSGLGLAIADRIAKLHHGKLELINRPEGGLEARLSIPIKS, encoded by the coding sequence ATGTTGCTCATTGCTTTTTTACTAGCCATTGGGCAAATTGCTTCATTGCAAATCTTTGAGTATTTTGAACGCGAACCTCGCGCAGAGGCCACAGCCTTGCAAGCGGTTACCGTAGTGAACTACACCCGTGCATCGCTGATTGCCTCACAAGACAATCTGCGCTTAGCTTTGCTTTCTGAACTCACAGGTAAAGAGGGCGTGCGCGTTTATTACGCCGATTTTATGGAGGACATTGAACCTCTACCTCCTGACCCATTTATCAATATGGTGGCTGAAAAGATTAAGGAAAGACTAGGCGTAGAAACGATTATTACCGTCAACCACTATGGCGTTCAGGGACTTTGGGTGAGCTTTAATATCGGGCAAGATGATTTTTGGGTAGTCATTCCTAAACTGCATGTTGAGCGTCGCTTTCCATGGCAGTGGTTAGGTTGGGGGGCATTGATATTGCTGCTCTCACTAGCAGGTGGCTACTTTATTGCCTTGCGGATTAATCGACCCATGCACCTATTAATGAATGCTGCTAATAGACTACGTAAAGGCGAACAACCTGAAAAATTGCCTGAAGGCAGCTTTGCTGAGTTACGTGAAGTGAATGAAACTTTTAATAAAATGGCAGATTCTTTAGCTGAGCTTGATGCAGAAAGAACCTTGATCCTTGCAGGTGTTTCACATGACATTCGTACGCCACTAGCAAGGTTGCGTTTATCCGTCGAAATGTTACCCGACGAGGGTTGCGGCAGCCTAAAAAACGGCATGATACAAGACATTGCCGACATGGATAACATCATTCATCAGTTTCTAGATTTTGTGAAAGGTGTCGAAGGCGAGCCCACACAAATGATAGACATCAACACCTTATTACAAGCTGTGCATGACAGACAACTCCGCGCTGGGCGTGACTTAGTAGTGCAGTTAGCGCCCACTTACTTCATTCCCATCAAGCCATTAGCCATGCAACGCTTGTTGGACAATTTAGTAGGGAATGCTTATGCCTATGGCAAAGGGCAAGCACGCATAGCAGGCAAAGTCACGGCTGAACATATTGTGATAAGTGTGTTTGATAACGGCCCTGGGATTCCTGAAAGCCACTTACAAAAGCTACTACGCCCATTTGAAAGACTAGATACCGCACGTAGCAATGCAGGTGGTAGCGGCTTAGGTTTAGCGATTGCGGACCGCATTGCCAAATTACATCATGGCAAACTAGAGTTAATTAACCGCCCAGAAGGTGGTTTAGAAGCAAGACTAAGTATTCCAATTAAAAGCTAA
- the ompR gene encoding two-component system response regulator OmpR produces MVDQNKKILVVDDDVRLRELLQRYLTEQGFTVKVASDAKEMDVVLAAEPVDLLVLDLMLPGEDGLSICRRVRGSGTLLPIVMLTARGDEVDRIIGLEMGADDYLPKPFNPRELLARINAVMRRHERLQPSAPAANTDSVTIGEFIFNASTRSLSKDGASVTITSGEFALLKVFVDHPRQPLSRDRLMQLARGRELDVFDRSIDVQVSRLRKLIEPDAAHPRYLQTMWGFGYVFIPDGEVD; encoded by the coding sequence ATGGTTGATCAAAATAAAAAAATATTAGTAGTTGATGATGATGTGCGCTTACGTGAGTTATTGCAGCGCTACCTGACGGAGCAAGGTTTTACAGTGAAAGTGGCTTCTGATGCTAAAGAGATGGATGTCGTTTTAGCGGCTGAACCTGTAGATCTGTTAGTGCTAGATTTAATGCTACCTGGTGAAGACGGCTTGTCTATTTGTCGTAGAGTGCGTGGATCTGGCACTTTGTTACCCATTGTGATGCTGACAGCACGCGGTGATGAAGTTGATAGAATTATTGGCTTAGAAATGGGTGCTGATGATTATTTACCGAAACCATTTAATCCGCGTGAATTGCTCGCCAGAATTAACGCAGTGATGCGCAGACATGAGCGCTTACAACCAAGTGCACCTGCCGCGAATACCGACAGCGTGACAATTGGCGAATTTATATTTAATGCGTCTACCCGCTCACTGAGCAAAGACGGTGCTTCTGTCACTATTACCAGCGGCGAGTTTGCCTTGCTGAAAGTATTTGTGGACCATCCCCGTCAGCCGCTATCTCGCGATAGACTGATGCAACTTGCACGTGGACGTGAACTAGATGTATTTGACCGCAGCATTGATGTGCAAGTATCACGTTTACGCAAGCTGATTGAACCTGATGCCGCGCACCCACGCTACTTACAAACTATGTGGGGGTTCGGTTATGTGTTTATTCCTGATGGCGAAGTTGACTAA